TCGATACCTTGCTGAGCGAGATCGCATCGAATTTGCATCGCGTCGCACACAGTCCGCAACCCAGGCATCGGGTTTGATCGATGTAGGCAGCGCCGCAACTGAGGCATCTTTGCGCCTCTTTTTGAACCTGTTCCTCGGTAAACGCCTGCCGGATGTCTTTAAAGGTGACTTTTTCCTCGGCCTTGTGAAGCGGCCTCTGGCGCGGCGTGTTGTCATAATTCCCGATCCGCAGATTTTCCTTGTCGATGGCGTGGTATTTTCTGCGGTCCCTGCCGAGAAGCAGGTCATGCCCCTCCCAGACAAACCGGTGCAGGGAAATGGCGCCTTCCTTGCCCGCCGCAATGGCGTCAATGGCGAATTTGGGGCCTGTATGGGCGTCGCCGCCGGTGAAGATATCCGGTTCGGCGGTCTGATACGTGACCGCGTCGGCCCGGACAGTATAGTTGGCATTCAACGCAACTTTTGAGCCGGCAAGCAGGCCGCCCCAGTCGATGCCCTGTCCGATTGAAACCAGCACATGGTCGGCATTGACCGTGATCGTGTCGTTGTCGTCATATTTCGGGTCAAACTTGCCATCCGCGCTGAAAACCGACGTACACTTCTTAAATTCCACGCCCGTTACCTTGCCGTCTTTCGTGAGGATGCGTTTGGGGCCCCAGGACGGATTGATCACAACGCCTTCGGACTGCGCCTCTTCGATCTCTTCGGGAAGCGCCGGCATCTCCTTTGCGGACTCCAGACAATACATGTTCAGCGTGCCGGCGCCGCTTCTGACGGCCGCGCGCGCCACATCGATGGCAACGTTGCCGCCGCCGATGACCAGGACATCGCCGTTCAATTCTTCCTGCTGACCAAGCGTCACGTTCCGCAAGAACTCAAGGCCCGTAACGACGCCCTCGGCGTCTTCGCCTTCAATGCCAAGCGCTCTTCCGGACTGGGCGCCGATCGCCATATAAAAGCCCTTATAACCCTCCTGCCGCAGCGCCTCAAGGCTCACATCCTTGCCGACCTCTATACCGGTTTTGAATTCCACACCGAGCGTTTTCAAAACCTCTATCTCCGCATCGACCACCGCCGGCGCCAACCGGAAGGCGGGGATGCCGTATTTGAGCATCCCGCCGGGCTGCGGTTGCTTCTCGAATACCGTGACGTGATGTCCGAAGATCGCAAGATAATAAGCGCAGCTCATACCGGCGGGGCCTGCGCCGATGACCGCTATCTTTTTCCCCTTATCGAACTTCTTTTTCGGAACGTAGCGCGAAGCGCTGTCAAGTTCTTTCTCGGCGATGAATTTCTTGATCTCATCGACCGCCACGGGTTCGTCAATATCGCCTCGCGTGCATCCCGATTCGCATTTTCTGGGGCAGATCCTGCCGCATACGGCCGGGAAGGGGTTTTCCTTCTTGATCAGCTCCAGGGCATCCATATATTTCCCCATGCCCGCGAGTTTGACATAGCCCTGCACGGAGATATGGGCGGGGCACAGGGTTTTGCAGGGAGACGTGCCCGTTTCGGGCACCACGTTTTCCCGGGTCAGCAAGAAG
This sequence is a window from Desulfobacterales bacterium. Protein-coding genes within it:
- a CDS encoding FAD-dependent oxidoreductase, which encodes MRKNLAKFVQHVNLLNPYCTEKSPEYKALKNVLADDMIEIGLSMKIRTPYAIEAIAKKTKRTPENVKALVEKMAEIGVLEYTRVNGEERVMLPVFAPGSMELMVMKQDQVEAHPEIAQNFVDFVEGLVKKTAKFFPKGSGLVITVPVQKTIDAEPRKAEIEELSYWVEKYAPSLAVTGCQCRRSARIIGKAGEDLEGEWCITLGEFAESCIKTNRARRVTKEEAYDILHRAEEMGYVHEVTNVDGPKNSLFICNCHPECCLAFRTARLVDTPNMMRSNFVASIDKEKCAACGQCVDVCPMNAVKLGQKICQATPVKIKKNISPDDHIWGKDKWQLDFLLTRENVVPETGTSPCKTLCPAHISVQGYVKLAGMGKYMDALELIKKENPFPAVCGRICPRKCESGCTRGDIDEPVAVDEIKKFIAEKELDSASRYVPKKKFDKGKKIAVIGAGPAGMSCAYYLAIFGHHVTVFEKQPQPGGMLKYGIPAFRLAPAVVDAEIEVLKTLGVEFKTGIEVGKDVSLEALRQEGYKGFYMAIGAQSGRALGIEGEDAEGVVTGLEFLRNVTLGQQEELNGDVLVIGGGNVAIDVARAAVRSGAGTLNMYCLESAKEMPALPEEIEEAQSEGVVINPSWGPKRILTKDGKVTGVEFKKCTSVFSADGKFDPKYDDNDTITVNADHVLVSIGQGIDWGGLLAGSKVALNANYTVRADAVTYQTAEPDIFTGGDAHTGPKFAIDAIAAGKEGAISLHRFVWEGHDLLLGRDRRKYHAIDKENLRIGNYDNTPRQRPLHKAEEKVTFKDIRQAFTEEQVQKEAQRCLSCGAAYIDQTRCLGCGLCATRCKFDAISLSKVSSKYGCTYEKLPMRLAANAVARSGRIAVRAVKDMIADK